The proteins below come from a single Takifugu flavidus isolate HTHZ2018 chromosome 6, ASM371156v2, whole genome shotgun sequence genomic window:
- the gtpbp1l gene encoding GTP binding protein 1, like isoform X3 has translation MEASIATVRSLCEQIDADLIWLRERTDTGGKIQDYLIRQRVGEQDFLEVRVAVVGNVDAGKSTLLGVLTHGELDNGRGFARQKLFRHKHEMESGRTSSVGNDILGFDQEGQVVNKPDNHGGGLDWTKICEKSSKVITFIDLAGHEKYLKTTVFGMTGHLPDFCMLMVGSNAGIVGMTKEHLGLALALNVPVFVVVTKIDMCPANILQETLKLLQRLLKSPGCRKIPVLVQNKDDVIVTASNFSSERMCPIFQISNVSGENMDLLKMFLNLLSPRTNFNNDEPAEFQIDDTYSVPGVGTVVSGTTLRGVIRLNDTLLLGPDPLGTFIPIPVKSIHRKRMPVKEVHGGQTASFALKKIKRSSIRKGMVMLSPKLMPQATWEFEAEILVLHHPTTISPRYQAMVHCGSIRQTATILGMNKDCLRTGDKATVHFRFIKTPEYLHCEHKLVFREGRTKAVGTVTKLLQAVNTQAAKAQQAKMLSSKKKDGAVSPEEAGSTLPSPNTAQLQLKSGSGGRRRGGQRHRGKGLNTTSMAPTVPTGAAGTA, from the exons ATGGAGGCGTCCATCGCCACGGTGCGATCCTTGTGCGAACAGATCGACGCTGACCTGATCTGGCTGAGGGAGCGGACAGACACTGGCGGGAAGATTCAGGACTACCTCATTCGCCAGCGTGTTGGAGAACAGGACTTCTTGGAAGTCAG GGTGGCTGTGGTGGGCAACGTGGATGCAGGGAAGAGCACTTTGCTGGGGGTTCTGACGCACGGAGAGCTGGACAATGGACGAGGCTTCGCTCGCCAAAAGCttttcagacacaaacatgaaatGGAGAGCGGCAGGACCAGCAGTGTGGGCAACGACATCCTCGGCTTCGATCAGGAGGGACAG GTGGTCAACAAGCCTGACAACCACGGCGGAGGCCTGGACTGGACCAAGATCTGTGAAAAGTCCTCAAAGGTCATCACCTTCATCGACCTAGCTGGCCACGAGAAGTACCTCAAGACTACCGTTTTTGGTATGACGGGACACCTGCCAGATTTCTGCATGTTGATG GTCGGCAGCAATGCTGGCATCGTCGGCATGACCAAAGAACATTTAGGCTTGGCACTGGCCCTGAACGTGCCGGTGTTTGTTGTCGTGACAAAGATCGACATGTGTCCAGCAAACATTCTACAAG AGACTCTCAAACTACTCCAGAGGTTATTAAAATCACCAGGCTGCAGGAAGATCCCAGTGTTGGTCCAGAACAAGGATGACGTCATCGTGACGGCCTCCAACTTCAGCTCTGAGAG gatgtGCCCCATTTTTCAGATCTCTAACGTGAGCGGGGAGAACATGGACCTGCTGAAGATGTTCCTCAACCTGCTGTCTCCCAGGACGAACTTCAACAACGACGAGCCTGCGGAGTTCCAGATAGACGACACCTACTCTGTCCCG GGCGTGGGTACCGTGGTGTCAGGAACCACGTTACGAGGTGTGATCCGGCTCAATGACACGCTGCTGCTGGGCCCCGACCCGCTCGGCACCTTCATCCCCATCCCCGTGAAATCCATCCACCGCAAGAGGATGCCTGTCAAGGAGGTTCACGGGGGCCAGACGGCTTCGTTTGCCCTTAAAAAG atcaAGCGCTCGTCCATAAGGAAAGGCATGGTGATGCTCTCCCCCAAGCTGATGCCACAGGCCACCTGGGAGTTTGAGGCCGAGATTCTGGTGCTCCACCACCCGACTACAATATCTCCGCGATACCAGGCGATGG TCCACTGCGGCAGCATCCGGCAGACGGCGACCATCCTCGGCATGAACAAGGACTGCCTGCGGACAGGCGACAAGGCCACCGTCCATTTCCGCTTCATCAAGACTCCGGAGTACCTGCACTGCGAGCACAAACTGGTGTTCAGGGAGGGGCGCACCAAAGCCGTCGGCACCGTCACAAAG CTCCTCCAGGCGGTGAACACACAGGCAGCCAAGGCCCAGCAGGCAAAAATGCTGTCCAGCAAGAAAAAAGACGGCGCCGTTTCCCCTGAGGAGGCGGGGTCGACGCTGCCCAGTCCCAACACGGCTCAGCTCCAA CTCAAGTCTGGAAGTGGAGGACGACGGCGAGGTGGTCAGAGGCATCGAGGGAAAGGCCTGAATACAACGTCGATGGCACCGACGGTCcccacaggagcagcaggaacagccTGA
- the gtpbp1l gene encoding GTP binding protein 1, like isoform X2, which produces MATLTATEPVLCPNTIAEAESIVPACMFAPDRGCEDDPCGAEGFEGCDGTNGESADHLDLSSKLVLVSPTAKQYDLLLQHLRERIDEGCGETIYVIGTASDGGDSGLDDKDMEASIATVRSLCEQIDADLIWLRERTDTGGKIQDYLIRQRVGEQDFLEVRVAVVGNVDAGKSTLLGVLTHGELDNGRGFARQKLFRHKHEMESGRTSSVGNDILGFDQEGQVVNKPDNHGGGLDWTKICEKSSKVITFIDLAGHEKYLKTTVFGMTGHLPDFCMLMVGSNAGIVGMTKEHLGLALALNVPVFVVVTKIDMCPANILQETLKLLQRLLKSPGCRKIPVLVQNKDDVIVTASNFSSERMCPIFQISNVSGENMDLLKMFLNLLSPRTNFNNDEPAEFQIDDTYSVPGVGTVVSGTTLRGVIRLNDTLLLGPDPLGTFIPIPVKSIHRKRMPVKEVHGGQTASFALKKIKRSSIRKGMVMLSPKLMPQATWEFEAEILVLHHPTTISPRYQAMVHCGSIRQTATILGMNKDCLRTGDKATVHFRFIKTPEYLHCEHKLVFREGRTKAVGTVTKLLQAVNTQAAKAQQAKMLSSKKKDGAVSPEEAGSTLPSPNTAQLQASDREEEACNDEIIDISSSLEVEDDGEVVRGIEGKA; this is translated from the exons ATGGCCACGTTGACGGCGACAGAGCCGGTGTTATGTCCGAATACAATAGCAGAAGCAGAATCTATAGTACCCGCCTGTATGTTTGCACCGGACCGGGGATGTGAAGATGACCCATGCGGCGCTGAGGGCTTTGAAGGCTGCGACGGAACGAACGGAGAGTCCGCGGATCATCTCGATCTAAGCAGTAAG ctggttctggttAGCCCTACAGCAAAACAGTATGATTTACTATTACAACATTTGAGAGAGCGGATAGACGAAGGCTGTGGAGAGACCATCTACGTGATCGGGACGGCCTCAG aTGGAGGCGACAGTGGTCTGGATGACAAGGACATGGAGGCGTCCATCGCCACGGTGCGATCCTTGTGCGAACAGATCGACGCTGACCTGATCTGGCTGAGGGAGCGGACAGACACTGGCGGGAAGATTCAGGACTACCTCATTCGCCAGCGTGTTGGAGAACAGGACTTCTTGGAAGTCAG GGTGGCTGTGGTGGGCAACGTGGATGCAGGGAAGAGCACTTTGCTGGGGGTTCTGACGCACGGAGAGCTGGACAATGGACGAGGCTTCGCTCGCCAAAAGCttttcagacacaaacatgaaatGGAGAGCGGCAGGACCAGCAGTGTGGGCAACGACATCCTCGGCTTCGATCAGGAGGGACAG GTGGTCAACAAGCCTGACAACCACGGCGGAGGCCTGGACTGGACCAAGATCTGTGAAAAGTCCTCAAAGGTCATCACCTTCATCGACCTAGCTGGCCACGAGAAGTACCTCAAGACTACCGTTTTTGGTATGACGGGACACCTGCCAGATTTCTGCATGTTGATG GTCGGCAGCAATGCTGGCATCGTCGGCATGACCAAAGAACATTTAGGCTTGGCACTGGCCCTGAACGTGCCGGTGTTTGTTGTCGTGACAAAGATCGACATGTGTCCAGCAAACATTCTACAAG AGACTCTCAAACTACTCCAGAGGTTATTAAAATCACCAGGCTGCAGGAAGATCCCAGTGTTGGTCCAGAACAAGGATGACGTCATCGTGACGGCCTCCAACTTCAGCTCTGAGAG gatgtGCCCCATTTTTCAGATCTCTAACGTGAGCGGGGAGAACATGGACCTGCTGAAGATGTTCCTCAACCTGCTGTCTCCCAGGACGAACTTCAACAACGACGAGCCTGCGGAGTTCCAGATAGACGACACCTACTCTGTCCCG GGCGTGGGTACCGTGGTGTCAGGAACCACGTTACGAGGTGTGATCCGGCTCAATGACACGCTGCTGCTGGGCCCCGACCCGCTCGGCACCTTCATCCCCATCCCCGTGAAATCCATCCACCGCAAGAGGATGCCTGTCAAGGAGGTTCACGGGGGCCAGACGGCTTCGTTTGCCCTTAAAAAG atcaAGCGCTCGTCCATAAGGAAAGGCATGGTGATGCTCTCCCCCAAGCTGATGCCACAGGCCACCTGGGAGTTTGAGGCCGAGATTCTGGTGCTCCACCACCCGACTACAATATCTCCGCGATACCAGGCGATGG TCCACTGCGGCAGCATCCGGCAGACGGCGACCATCCTCGGCATGAACAAGGACTGCCTGCGGACAGGCGACAAGGCCACCGTCCATTTCCGCTTCATCAAGACTCCGGAGTACCTGCACTGCGAGCACAAACTGGTGTTCAGGGAGGGGCGCACCAAAGCCGTCGGCACCGTCACAAAG CTCCTCCAGGCGGTGAACACACAGGCAGCCAAGGCCCAGCAGGCAAAAATGCTGTCCAGCAAGAAAAAAGACGGCGCCGTTTCCCCTGAGGAGGCGGGGTCGACGCTGCCCAGTCCCAACACGGCTCAGCTCCAA GcctcagacagagaggaggaggcttgTAATGATGAGATCATCGATATTAG CTCAAGTCTGGAAGTGGAGGACGACGGCGAGGTGGTCAGAGGCATCGAGGGAAAGGCCTGA
- the gtpbp1l gene encoding GTP binding protein 1, like isoform X1, with translation MATLTATEPVLCPNTIAEAESIVPACMFAPDRGCEDDPCGAEGFEGCDGTNGESADHLDLSSKLVLVSPTAKQYDLLLQHLRERIDEGCGETIYVIGTASDGGDSGLDDKDMEASIATVRSLCEQIDADLIWLRERTDTGGKIQDYLIRQRVGEQDFLEVRVAVVGNVDAGKSTLLGVLTHGELDNGRGFARQKLFRHKHEMESGRTSSVGNDILGFDQEGQVVNKPDNHGGGLDWTKICEKSSKVITFIDLAGHEKYLKTTVFGMTGHLPDFCMLMVGSNAGIVGMTKEHLGLALALNVPVFVVVTKIDMCPANILQETLKLLQRLLKSPGCRKIPVLVQNKDDVIVTASNFSSERMCPIFQISNVSGENMDLLKMFLNLLSPRTNFNNDEPAEFQIDDTYSVPGVGTVVSGTTLRGVIRLNDTLLLGPDPLGTFIPIPVKSIHRKRMPVKEVHGGQTASFALKKIKRSSIRKGMVMLSPKLMPQATWEFEAEILVLHHPTTISPRYQAMVHCGSIRQTATILGMNKDCLRTGDKATVHFRFIKTPEYLHCEHKLVFREGRTKAVGTVTKLLQAVNTQAAKAQQAKMLSSKKKDGAVSPEEAGSTLPSPNTAQLQLKSGSGGRRRGGQRHRGKGLNTTSMAPTVPTGAAGTA, from the exons ATGGCCACGTTGACGGCGACAGAGCCGGTGTTATGTCCGAATACAATAGCAGAAGCAGAATCTATAGTACCCGCCTGTATGTTTGCACCGGACCGGGGATGTGAAGATGACCCATGCGGCGCTGAGGGCTTTGAAGGCTGCGACGGAACGAACGGAGAGTCCGCGGATCATCTCGATCTAAGCAGTAAG ctggttctggttAGCCCTACAGCAAAACAGTATGATTTACTATTACAACATTTGAGAGAGCGGATAGACGAAGGCTGTGGAGAGACCATCTACGTGATCGGGACGGCCTCAG aTGGAGGCGACAGTGGTCTGGATGACAAGGACATGGAGGCGTCCATCGCCACGGTGCGATCCTTGTGCGAACAGATCGACGCTGACCTGATCTGGCTGAGGGAGCGGACAGACACTGGCGGGAAGATTCAGGACTACCTCATTCGCCAGCGTGTTGGAGAACAGGACTTCTTGGAAGTCAG GGTGGCTGTGGTGGGCAACGTGGATGCAGGGAAGAGCACTTTGCTGGGGGTTCTGACGCACGGAGAGCTGGACAATGGACGAGGCTTCGCTCGCCAAAAGCttttcagacacaaacatgaaatGGAGAGCGGCAGGACCAGCAGTGTGGGCAACGACATCCTCGGCTTCGATCAGGAGGGACAG GTGGTCAACAAGCCTGACAACCACGGCGGAGGCCTGGACTGGACCAAGATCTGTGAAAAGTCCTCAAAGGTCATCACCTTCATCGACCTAGCTGGCCACGAGAAGTACCTCAAGACTACCGTTTTTGGTATGACGGGACACCTGCCAGATTTCTGCATGTTGATG GTCGGCAGCAATGCTGGCATCGTCGGCATGACCAAAGAACATTTAGGCTTGGCACTGGCCCTGAACGTGCCGGTGTTTGTTGTCGTGACAAAGATCGACATGTGTCCAGCAAACATTCTACAAG AGACTCTCAAACTACTCCAGAGGTTATTAAAATCACCAGGCTGCAGGAAGATCCCAGTGTTGGTCCAGAACAAGGATGACGTCATCGTGACGGCCTCCAACTTCAGCTCTGAGAG gatgtGCCCCATTTTTCAGATCTCTAACGTGAGCGGGGAGAACATGGACCTGCTGAAGATGTTCCTCAACCTGCTGTCTCCCAGGACGAACTTCAACAACGACGAGCCTGCGGAGTTCCAGATAGACGACACCTACTCTGTCCCG GGCGTGGGTACCGTGGTGTCAGGAACCACGTTACGAGGTGTGATCCGGCTCAATGACACGCTGCTGCTGGGCCCCGACCCGCTCGGCACCTTCATCCCCATCCCCGTGAAATCCATCCACCGCAAGAGGATGCCTGTCAAGGAGGTTCACGGGGGCCAGACGGCTTCGTTTGCCCTTAAAAAG atcaAGCGCTCGTCCATAAGGAAAGGCATGGTGATGCTCTCCCCCAAGCTGATGCCACAGGCCACCTGGGAGTTTGAGGCCGAGATTCTGGTGCTCCACCACCCGACTACAATATCTCCGCGATACCAGGCGATGG TCCACTGCGGCAGCATCCGGCAGACGGCGACCATCCTCGGCATGAACAAGGACTGCCTGCGGACAGGCGACAAGGCCACCGTCCATTTCCGCTTCATCAAGACTCCGGAGTACCTGCACTGCGAGCACAAACTGGTGTTCAGGGAGGGGCGCACCAAAGCCGTCGGCACCGTCACAAAG CTCCTCCAGGCGGTGAACACACAGGCAGCCAAGGCCCAGCAGGCAAAAATGCTGTCCAGCAAGAAAAAAGACGGCGCCGTTTCCCCTGAGGAGGCGGGGTCGACGCTGCCCAGTCCCAACACGGCTCAGCTCCAA CTCAAGTCTGGAAGTGGAGGACGACGGCGAGGTGGTCAGAGGCATCGAGGGAAAGGCCTGAATACAACGTCGATGGCACCGACGGTCcccacaggagcagcaggaacagccTGA